Proteins encoded within one genomic window of Bacillus thermozeamaize:
- a CDS encoding acetone carboxylase subunit gamma — protein MAEYDLETLRQLKRGELPFQKVHEMQSSHKDADRFWKMLQIAQESVPWDDKILLPYAEHLYVVEKPDKSRVVKCDCGHEFGDVKQNWKLQAVIYVRDSKEKINEIYPDMLGCDPDWMELREYICPGCATLLEVEAVPPGYPVVFDFQPDIDTFYEKWLNHPLK, from the coding sequence ATGGCGGAATACGATCTGGAAACATTGCGTCAACTGAAGCGTGGGGAACTGCCTTTTCAAAAGGTTCATGAGATGCAATCCAGTCATAAAGATGCGGATCGTTTTTGGAAGATGTTACAGATTGCGCAGGAATCGGTACCTTGGGATGATAAGATTCTCTTGCCTTATGCGGAGCATCTGTACGTGGTGGAAAAGCCGGATAAGAGCCGCGTGGTGAAATGTGACTGCGGACACGAGTTTGGCGATGTGAAACAAAACTGGAAGTTACAGGCGGTGATTTATGTCCGGGACAGCAAGGAAAAAATTAATGAAATCTATCCGGACATGCTGGGATGTGATCCGGATTGGATGGAATTGCGTGAATATATTTGTCCTGGTTGTGCCACGCTCCTGGAAGTGGAAGCGGTGCCTCCAGGATACCCAGTAGTGTTTGACTTCCAACCGGACATCGACACCTTCTACGAAAAGTGGCTGAACCATCCACTGAAGTGA
- a CDS encoding acetone carboxylase subunit alpha, producing MCATTKQEIMQARPIGWEGRTLKEMLDESERLFAQTGKYWGLDELTLREKDPIRYERIFSQLRGGLVNARETALNISASPIVKEIGELCFALYTPEGDSIALSTGIIVHVHTMSDAIKYMIRKNFEQNPGIRPGDIFSNNNSIIGDVHTADVHTLIPIFWEGELIGWAGGVTHEIDVGAVRPGSMAFGHEDRYGDGLLLSCEKAGENDEFYQSYLIKVADSVRAEMYWVLDERTRLAGCQMIRDQVYRVIREEGIDTYKRFIREVIEEGRRSFLARVKEMTFPGVYESPRFTDVPWKEDPTVSHKCRKDIIMHAPLQLKIGANGEFDMSFEGANKWGYHSFNCAPSPMQGALWVQLTQSLIPNDKINDGAYLATSLKLPYGSWCNPDYEKVSTTLSWHFLIPAFSGMIRSLARAYYARGYVEEISASFPLTGNILQGGGINHFGVESAFTNFEMSCEGTGAMYVKDGEDTTAAMWNPEGDMGEAESWEMLEPLLYLGRTIKPMTPGPGKYRGGAGLESVRMLYRTNEQVLFNGLADGYVFGSAGIFGGYPGNAGYRHSLHGTNMKEIIARQLPYPTCDGDPEHSEVNALVQAEKNVFDKHATAGPQKFSEYDIYVSVHRGGPGLGDVLERDPKAVEADLNGGYLLPRYADSIYGVVAEQGADGRWHVDVAKTEARRKEKRRERLEKAIPVSQFLKEQRERILQRDFIQPVREMYQSSMDLSPEWRQKYLSFWNLPEDFRMVEE from the coding sequence ATGTGTGCGACAACGAAACAGGAAATCATGCAAGCACGTCCAATTGGTTGGGAAGGAAGAACATTGAAGGAAATGCTGGATGAATCTGAGCGCCTGTTTGCGCAGACAGGGAAGTATTGGGGATTGGATGAACTGACACTGCGTGAAAAGGATCCGATCCGGTATGAACGAATTTTCTCCCAGTTGCGCGGGGGACTGGTGAATGCCAGGGAAACCGCTTTGAATATTTCCGCCTCCCCGATCGTGAAGGAGATTGGTGAATTGTGCTTCGCGCTTTATACACCGGAAGGTGATTCGATTGCTCTTTCAACGGGAATCATCGTTCATGTTCACACGATGAGTGACGCGATTAAGTACATGATTCGCAAGAACTTTGAGCAAAATCCGGGGATTCGGCCGGGTGATATTTTCTCCAATAACAATTCGATCATTGGAGACGTACACACAGCTGACGTCCATACGTTGATCCCGATTTTTTGGGAAGGGGAATTGATCGGATGGGCCGGTGGTGTGACGCATGAGATCGACGTCGGCGCGGTGCGTCCAGGTTCGATGGCCTTTGGTCACGAAGATCGCTACGGTGACGGGTTGCTGCTTTCTTGTGAAAAGGCCGGAGAAAATGACGAGTTTTACCAGAGTTACTTGATCAAAGTCGCCGATTCGGTACGAGCCGAAATGTATTGGGTACTGGATGAACGGACACGTTTGGCGGGATGTCAAATGATCCGTGATCAGGTTTACCGTGTAATTCGGGAAGAGGGAATTGACACTTACAAGCGTTTTATTCGCGAAGTGATAGAAGAAGGACGCCGCAGTTTTCTGGCACGGGTCAAAGAAATGACCTTTCCCGGGGTGTACGAATCCCCACGCTTCACAGATGTGCCTTGGAAAGAGGATCCCACCGTTTCTCACAAATGCCGCAAAGATATTATCATGCACGCTCCTTTGCAATTGAAGATTGGCGCAAACGGGGAGTTTGACATGTCATTTGAAGGAGCCAACAAGTGGGGCTACCATTCGTTCAACTGTGCGCCATCCCCGATGCAGGGAGCCCTTTGGGTGCAGTTGACCCAATCATTGATCCCAAATGATAAGATCAATGACGGAGCCTACCTGGCCACTTCGCTGAAATTGCCTTACGGTTCCTGGTGCAACCCCGATTATGAAAAGGTTTCTACCACGCTTTCCTGGCACTTCCTGATTCCCGCTTTTTCGGGGATGATCCGTAGTCTGGCCCGAGCTTATTATGCAAGAGGGTATGTCGAGGAGATATCGGCCAGTTTTCCTTTGACGGGAAATATCCTGCAAGGCGGGGGTATTAACCACTTCGGCGTGGAATCAGCCTTTACCAACTTCGAGATGTCTTGCGAAGGAACCGGGGCAATGTATGTCAAGGACGGAGAGGATACTACTGCGGCGATGTGGAATCCGGAGGGGGATATGGGTGAGGCAGAGTCCTGGGAAATGTTGGAGCCGTTGCTTTATCTTGGCCGCACCATTAAGCCGATGACGCCGGGGCCGGGAAAATATCGTGGAGGTGCGGGACTGGAAAGCGTCCGCATGTTGTACCGGACCAATGAACAAGTGTTGTTTAACGGGCTTGCGGACGGATATGTATTTGGCAGCGCCGGGATTTTTGGAGGATACCCAGGCAATGCGGGTTACCGTCACAGCCTGCATGGGACCAACATGAAAGAAATTATCGCCAGGCAGTTGCCTTATCCTACGTGTGATGGCGATCCGGAACATTCTGAGGTGAATGCGCTTGTCCAGGCGGAGAAAAATGTGTTTGACAAACATGCCACAGCAGGACCGCAAAAATTTTCTGAGTATGATATTTACGTTTCGGTGCACCGTGGCGGTCCCGGACTCGGTGATGTGCTGGAACGCGATCCGAAAGCGGTTGAAGCAGACTTAAACGGCGGCTATCTGTTGCCGCGTTACGCCGATTCCATTTATGGCGTTGTGGCGGAACAGGGAGCGGATGGAAGATGGCATGTCGATGTGGCCAAAACGGAAGCCCGGAGGAAAGAAAAGCGGAGAGAGCGCCTGGAGAAAGCGATTCCCGTCAGTCAATTCCTGAAAGAGCAACGGGAACGCATTTTGCAACGGGACTTTATCCAGCCCGTCCGTGAAATGTATCAGAGCTCCATGGATTTGTCCCCAGAATGGCGGCAAAAATACCTGTCTTTTTGGAATTTACCGGAAGATTTTCGTATGGTTGAAGAATAA
- a CDS encoding AMP-dependent synthetase → MLGGVISVNQAVWYPTKERVESTRLYQWMKRLGFEDYDRFHQASVRDIAWFWGEAEKELGIAWFQPYRQVLDLSRGPQWPRWFVGGKLNLAYNVLDKWLEDPQVRRRNALIYEREDGVIRRYTYEALAGWVNRVAAGLKRQGVQKGDRIGIYLPMIPEAAVIMLAVAKIGAIFIPSFSGFAADPVAKRLQSSGARMLVTADGFIRRGKVVPMKEEADKAVALSPTIEKVVVVRSLGREIPWNQDKDIDWKELEAEKEAEREEVSCEVLDSDTPFMLLYTSGTKPKGTVHIHAGFPIRAAFEAGLQLDLRPGEVMFWVTDMGWVVGPLVLLGSLMNAATLVMYDGSPDFPAPDRIWQMAERHQVSILGVAPTLIRAMVPHGEELAGRHDLSSLKAFASTGEPWNPEPWNWLFEKVGKKRLPILNVSGGTEVSGVIIGTTVLKPIAPTCFNAPNLGMDVDVLDQEGKPVYGQIGELVVRQPWVGMTHGFWQEPERYEETYWSRWKNIWVHGDAVIRDEQGFWTIIGRSDDTLNVAGKRMGPSEMESILVSHPAVREAATIGVPDPLKGEVPVCFAVINPGHAPDESLAEKLMQMVTEQIGKALRPKAIHFVAELPKTRSAKIMHRVIRAVYLGKNPGDLSALDNPESIREIQKFTHE, encoded by the coding sequence ATGCTTGGAGGAGTGATTTCAGTGAATCAGGCCGTATGGTATCCGACCAAAGAACGTGTCGAATCCACACGCCTATACCAGTGGATGAAGCGATTGGGATTCGAGGATTATGACCGTTTCCATCAAGCTTCGGTAAGGGATATCGCTTGGTTTTGGGGGGAAGCAGAAAAAGAACTGGGAATTGCCTGGTTTCAACCATATCGTCAGGTGCTGGATCTCTCACGTGGCCCGCAATGGCCGCGGTGGTTTGTCGGCGGCAAGCTCAATCTGGCTTACAACGTCCTGGACAAGTGGCTGGAAGATCCCCAGGTGCGGCGCCGGAATGCCTTGATTTACGAAAGGGAGGATGGAGTGATTCGCCGCTATACATATGAGGCATTGGCCGGATGGGTGAACCGGGTGGCCGCCGGATTGAAGAGACAAGGGGTTCAGAAAGGGGATCGCATCGGCATCTATCTGCCGATGATTCCCGAAGCGGCGGTGATCATGCTGGCTGTTGCCAAAATCGGAGCCATCTTCATTCCATCGTTCTCCGGTTTCGCGGCCGATCCGGTCGCCAAGCGGCTGCAGAGTTCCGGGGCCAGGATGTTGGTGACAGCTGACGGATTTATCCGCCGGGGAAAGGTGGTCCCGATGAAAGAGGAGGCGGATAAGGCCGTTGCGTTGTCTCCGACCATCGAAAAGGTGGTGGTGGTTCGTTCGCTCGGCAGGGAGATACCTTGGAACCAGGACAAGGATATCGACTGGAAGGAGCTGGAGGCTGAGAAAGAGGCTGAACGAGAGGAGGTGTCCTGCGAGGTTCTCGACAGCGACACGCCGTTCATGCTGTTGTATACTTCCGGAACCAAGCCGAAAGGGACGGTGCACATCCATGCCGGATTCCCGATTCGCGCCGCATTTGAGGCGGGGCTGCAACTGGATTTGCGGCCGGGCGAGGTGATGTTCTGGGTGACCGATATGGGCTGGGTCGTCGGGCCGCTGGTTCTGCTCGGTTCCTTGATGAATGCGGCAACGCTGGTCATGTACGACGGTTCTCCGGACTTTCCCGCTCCCGACCGGATATGGCAGATGGCGGAGCGGCACCAGGTGAGTATCCTGGGTGTTGCGCCCACATTGATTCGCGCCATGGTTCCGCATGGCGAGGAACTGGCCGGCCGGCACGATCTGTCCAGTCTCAAGGCTTTTGCCTCGACGGGAGAGCCCTGGAATCCGGAGCCGTGGAACTGGTTGTTTGAGAAGGTTGGAAAAAAACGGCTGCCCATTCTGAATGTTTCCGGCGGTACGGAAGTCTCGGGCGTGATCATCGGCACAACGGTCCTCAAGCCGATTGCCCCGACCTGTTTCAATGCTCCGAATCTAGGCATGGATGTGGACGTATTGGATCAAGAAGGCAAACCGGTGTATGGGCAGATAGGGGAGCTGGTGGTCAGACAGCCCTGGGTGGGCATGACGCACGGTTTTTGGCAAGAACCGGAACGCTATGAGGAGACCTATTGGAGCCGTTGGAAAAACATCTGGGTTCACGGCGATGCCGTCATTCGGGATGAGCAAGGCTTCTGGACGATCATCGGCCGTTCCGATGACACCCTGAACGTGGCGGGCAAGCGGATGGGGCCTTCGGAAATGGAATCCATTTTGGTGAGCCATCCAGCGGTGCGGGAAGCTGCCACGATTGGCGTTCCCGATCCGCTGAAAGGCGAAGTGCCGGTCTGCTTTGCGGTGATCAATCCGGGCCATGCGCCGGATGAGTCGCTGGCTGAAAAACTGATGCAGATGGTGACGGAACAGATTGGCAAGGCCCTGCGTCCGAAGGCCATTCACTTTGTCGCAGAGTTGCCAAAGACCCGCAGCGCAAAAATCATGCACCGGGTCATCCGTGCCGTTTATCTGGGCAAGAATCCGGGGGATTTGTCGGCTCTGGACAATCCGGAGTCGATCCGTGAGATTCAAAAATTCACACATGAATGA